In Euphorbia lathyris chromosome 9, ddEupLath1.1, whole genome shotgun sequence, the following are encoded in one genomic region:
- the LOC136205609 gene encoding uncharacterized protein has protein sequence MTSASKSIVAELNKGLKLNGVNYEVWSMKIRHLLEEQEILDSLSSVMAKPEEGTTSQHKRDLEAYVAWRKKNSTACIILLSAMNDEIAKQFHFYDNAMDLWIALKHKFGGMSLPKLRSLALKFDTYKMRHDHTMKMHLREMSNMINELSDAGQKMTEEQKVQAVIRSLQNSWDHVRMHLINNESIRTFEDVARHLELEEDRLTSIKINVEAHFTETTSVENSSNNNANKRSCFDDYQEPKKPKQKHEVDKSSMNKPKMNISQVKCLNCN, from the coding sequence ATGACTTCAGCATCAAAATCGATTGTTGCTGAACTCAACAAAGGTCTCAAGTTGAATGGAGTAAACTATGAGGTATGGAGTATGAAAATCCGGCACTTGCTAGAAGAGCAAGAGATTCTTGATTCTTTGAGTTCAGTTATGGCTAAACCTGAAGAAGGTACTACATCCCAACATAAAAGGGACCTAGAGGCCTATGTGGCCTGGAGGAAGAAGAACTCCACTGCTTGCATCATCTTACTTAGTGCGATGAATGATGAAATTGCTAAGCAATTCCACTTTTATGACAATGCGATGGATCTATGGATCGCATTGAAACACAAGTTTGGAGGTATGTCTCTACCAAAGCTTCGTTCCCTAGCTCTCAAATTCGATACTTATAAGATGCGTCATGATCATACCATGAAGATGCATTTAAGAGAAATGTCTAACATGATCAATGAGCTTAGTGATGCCGGTCAGAAAATGACTGAAGAGCAGAAGGTTCAAGCTGTTATTCGTTCTTTACAAAACAGTTGGGACCATGTGAGGATGCACCTAATCAATAACGAAAGTATAAGGACTTTTGAGGATGTCGCTCGCCATCTAGAGTTAGAAGAGGATCGCCTCACATCTATTAAGATTAATGTTGAGGCACATTTCACTGAAACAACATCTGTTGAAAATAGTTCCAACAACAATGCCAACAAGCGTAGTTGTTTTGATGACTATCAAGAGCCTAAAAAGCCAAAGCAGAAACATGAAGTGGACAAATCTTCGATGAACAAACcaaaaatgaacatttcacAAGTGAAGTGCTTAAACTGTAACTAG